The Vibrio echinoideorum DNA window ACCCCGATAATGGCCACTACAATCATCAGCTCAATCAACGTAAAGCCTTTCTGACTTGTTCTTTTGTGTTTGTTATTCATTGTTCTATTCCATTGTTTAGTTTGTTTCAGCGCAAGCACTGGTTGATGGAAAGAATAGAAGTCGGAATGGGGAAGTGGAATGGTGTTCAGGTGTGGTCGCGAGCGGTTTGGTATTTATTAGTGTGGTGTTTCATATGGCGAGCAAAATTATGCGATCAACTTAAATTAACCACTTGATATACTGATAAAACAAGCAATAAAAAAGGCACTGTCATTAACAGTGCCTTCGCAATAAGTTATTTACTATTCAGTGAATTACGCTTTGAATCTCATTGAAAGATCCATTGCTTTTAAGTGCTTAGTTAGTGCGCCTACTGAGATGTAATCAACACCCGTTTCAGCGAACTCTGCAATCGTGTTTAAAGTTACATTGCCTGAATTTTCTAATGCTGCGCGGCCAGCGTTGATTTTCACGGCTTCACGCATCATGTCTGTGGTGAAGTTGTCTAGCATGATGATGTCTGCACCAGCGCTGATCGCTTGCTCCAGCTCTGCTAGGCTTTCCGTTTCAACTTCCACAGGTTTACCCGGGTTAAGTTCTTTTGCTGTCGAGATAGCTTTCTCAATACCACCACAGGCGATGATGTGGTTTTCTTTGATTAGGTACGCATCGAAAACGCCAATACGGTGGTTGAAACCGCCACCACAAGCGACAGCGTATTTTAGTGCGCTGCGCAGGCCAGGAATTGTTTTACGTGTATCTAACAGGCGACATTCCGTATGTTTGATTTTGTCTGCATAGATTGCAGTTGCCGTCGCGCAGCCAGATAGCGTTTGAATGAAGTTCATTGCATTACGCTCACCGGTTAATAGTGCGCGTGCAGGGCCTGTAAGGGTACAAAGCGTTTGGTTGGGTTCAACCTTGTCGCCATCTTCTACGTTCCACTCGATAGTGACTTCACCGCCCAATTGTTTAAACACTTCATCAGCCCAAGCTTTACCACAGAACACGCCGTGCTCACGAGTAATGATGGTTGCGCTGTTGATTGCATCAACTGGGATTAGACTTGCTGTAATATCAGCCGCCGGATCTAACGTTCCACCTAGATCTTCTCGGATGGTCTCAGCGACTGCACGAGTGATCTCTAGAGGCAACTGCTCTTTTAAGTAATCAAGGCGTTGGTGGCTGTTATGTGTGTTTTTCATCGCAAATCTAATCTTGAAAGGGAGTGGGAATGGAATGATACTCTTGCTTAACTTCAAATTAAAGAGGCTAGCGTGACTGCTCTATGGGCAAAGTCACAATCTATTGTGCTAGCGGAAAATAAAGTGAGATTAAGATGACGATCAGCTCCAACGGATGGTATGACAATGCTCGGCATGTTCCTTCCTCGTATTTTGATACTAGGCCGGATGCCGCAGATGTTTCTTTGCTGGTGGTTCATAACATCAGTTTGCCTCCCGGTGAATTTGGAGGGCCGTATATCGAACAATTTTTTACTGGAAAATTGAATGCTGCTGAGCATCCCTTTTTCAAGGTGATACATCAAATGGGTGTTTCAGCACATTGCTTGATTCGGCGCGATGGTGAGGTGGTGCAGTTTGTTTCGTTTTTTGATCGAGCCTGGCATGCTGGCCAGTCGAGTTTTGCTGGGCGTGAAAGGTGCAATGATTACTCGATCGGTATTGAGCTAGAGGGCAGCGACTTTGTCGCGTATACCGAGCAACAATATCAATCTTTGTCGCAACTGACGGAGGCTCTAATGTTGAACTTCCCAGAGATTACAAGCCAACGCATCACTGGACATCAATATATAGCCCCTTTACGAAAAACGGATCCCGGTTTAGTTTTCGATTGGCACAAGTTTAAAGAAAAACTCAACGCCTAGAACTGAAATTTGAATATGGCTTTGCTTGTTGCAGAGCCTGAATAGTCAACGCTTGGCATAATGACTTGTGAATTTTTGTTGTTGCTATGTAAAGAAAGCGGTTGAGAGAGGAGCATCAATAAATAGAGAGTGTGACGAGCTTATCAAACGCTTAAATATTAAAACTTATGAACAGGATTTCTACCTCTAATGTGCGCTTGGTTCGATTTTTAACCGACTTTGACTAATCTTTCTGAAACAATTCATTTTTATCCTGAAACTTTCTAGCACGAAACCTCCCCAAAAGTATTACCCCTGTAAATGGTAAGACCAATTTGGTTGCTGTTTTAAATTTCATTTGTTAAATCACGGTTAATTCACGCTGTGTTCTATGATGCAGGTCAATTTTAGACTGGACAGTGGCGTTTTAATTATGTTAATTTCTGCGCAACTTAAAATTGGTATTACCAATTGTCAGCGAAGAAAAAGAAGAACAACAAACTATGGCTTATCAAAGGATTCGTCAGCCAAAACTCTCCGATGTTATCGAGCAAGAGTTAGAAAGGTTGATAGTGGAAGGAACACTGGCTCCTGGGCAGCAACTGCCGCCAGAGCGCGAACTGGCGAAACAGTTCGATGTGTCTCGTCCTTCAATCCGAGAAGCAATACAACGTTTAGAAGCAAAACGCTTGCTTACTCGCCGTCAAGGTGGAGGTACGTTTGTTAGCGAAAATATCTGGAAAAGCTTTTCAGATCCTTTGCTTAATTTGTTGTCATCCCATTCTGAAACCCAACTAGACTTGTTGGAATCGCGTCATGCGATGGAAGGGATTTCGGCTTACTTCGCGGCATTGCGTGGT harbors:
- the nadC gene encoding carboxylating nicotinate-nucleotide diphosphorylase; translated protein: MKNTHNSHQRLDYLKEQLPLEITRAVAETIREDLGGTLDPAADITASLIPVDAINSATIITREHGVFCGKAWADEVFKQLGGEVTIEWNVEDGDKVEPNQTLCTLTGPARALLTGERNAMNFIQTLSGCATATAIYADKIKHTECRLLDTRKTIPGLRSALKYAVACGGGFNHRIGVFDAYLIKENHIIACGGIEKAISTAKELNPGKPVEVETESLAELEQAISAGADIIMLDNFTTDMMREAVKINAGRAALENSGNVTLNTIAEFAETGVDYISVGALTKHLKAMDLSMRFKA
- the ampD gene encoding 1,6-anhydro-N-acetylmuramyl-L-alanine amidase AmpD, translated to MTISSNGWYDNARHVPSSYFDTRPDAADVSLLVVHNISLPPGEFGGPYIEQFFTGKLNAAEHPFFKVIHQMGVSAHCLIRRDGEVVQFVSFFDRAWHAGQSSFAGRERCNDYSIGIELEGSDFVAYTEQQYQSLSQLTEALMLNFPEITSQRITGHQYIAPLRKTDPGLVFDWHKFKEKLNA